The genome window GTGTAATCACGTGCTTAATACTTCCGCAAACTTCGCAATAGTTGCCTTGGGGATATGCCAGGGGTACTTAGCGAGACTGGCAGGTACCGCGCAGGGAAAACGCTTTTCTAATCACGGTGCGAAACTCGCCCTACCCCTTTATTCGCTTGAACGCTCGACGCGCTCCTTCTACCGCTTCCCTACTGACATGACTGTGCCCTTGGCTCCGCTGGTTCGGCACGTCATCGTCCACCTCTTTTAGGTAAGGCTCATCATCAGGTTTGCAGCGCGCCATAGAACACCAACTGAGTGCGTGCCGCCGGGCTCACGCGCGGTGCTCATCGCGCCAGCGACCCAATTTCGGACCTTGCCGCAGAGTTGCCGAAAAAGCGAATGATTGCGAATACTTTTCTACTTGGTCAAAGGACCACGGAGCGCGCTGTAACTGAGAGAACTGCAGCCTTAAGACACCTACCATTAATGCAAGTTACTGGTCAGAATAGCGGCTTGGCGGGTAAGCATTTCCCTGAGAAAGCCGGTTTACTAACGCTAGCGGAATGAAAGGAGATAACAGTCTCACCATCTAAACGTCGGATACTCAGATTCACTAGCGAAACTCGCCCCCCCAAGGCCGTAGACGCGATTGCCGTTTTCCCAGTGTAATAATAGTTCTTTTCGTCGAACTTCGTCCTAACATCTCCAAGCTGAGTTTGGTACTTTGCCACCCGCTTATCCATATCGAGCTCAATAATCAGCGTTTCATGATCGGATTTAGGGTTCGTTGGCGAACCATCGATTGTTTGATATAAGCGATTCCACCCATTGCACAACAATGTTATTTGCTTTGCAAAACAAGCATTGCAGAAGATTGCCACAAAAAATCCAAATACGATATTTTTCATAAATGTGCCTTCTTCCATTGCTAATCGCTCTGCCCATCAATCCATAGCAGTTATTCTCTGCGTCTGTTGCGATGAAACTTCCGTTCATCGGCATGGTACGAGGCCAGCTTTCATCGCTCAACATCGCGAAGCGGTCGCGTTACTACTGCTCGACCTCAGTAGTTTACAAGAAGTGCAGATTAATTTGCTGGTCTCTTCGTCCCACTTATTCCAGATTGAAAATAAATTTCGGCTGAACGTGCCGCCCCAGCTGCGTGTTCGTTATGCGCGCCATATTTGCACCTCACCGCACCAGATAGGTGCAGTGACGTCGTACAAATACGTCATCTATAAGATTGCGGTTGAGTATCACCTATTGCCTCCTTGCCAGCCAGGCATGGCATGCTATGCTAGCTTCATCGCCCCGCAGAGCACCGGCATGCCTCCCCCCGACACCCACGACCCGCAGATTTCCCAGCTCGCCGCCAAGCGCAAGCCGGCCGCGCGACTGGCCGCCCTGGTCCTGCTGACCTTCTGCATGCTGCTGGCCGGCCTGCAGGTGGCCGACGCCTGGCGCGCGCGCGACAAGCGCCTGCACGCGGCGGCGGTGGCCAACTCGAACATGGTGCACGCCCTCGCCGCCCAGGGCGAAAGCGCGATCCGGATCACCGACACCGTGCTGGCAAGCGTGGTCGAGCAGGTCGAGCACGAAGGCTGGAGCGGAGAAGCCGGCGCGCGCCTGCAGAACCACCTGCGCAACATGGTGCGCGAAGTCGAGGAACTGCACGGCCTCCTGATCTACGACGCCGAAGGCAACTGGGTCCTGAATTCGCTCGACAAGCCGATGAAGGGAAACAACGCCGACCGCGAATACTTCCGCTACCACCGCAGCCACCCGGACCGTGGCGCCCATGTCGGCCCACCGGTCCTGAGCCGCTCCACCGGCGCCTGGGTGCTGCCGATCTCGCGCCGCATCAACCACCCCGACGGCAGCTTCGCCGGCGTGGCGGTCGCCACCATCCAGATCGCCTACTTCGCCCGCCTCTACGATGCCTTCGACGTCGGCCGCGACGGCACCATCCTGCTGGCGCTGGACGACGGCACCCTGGCCTACCGCCGCCCCTTCAACGAGAAGCTGATCGGCGAGACGATCGCCCCCGGCAGCGTCTACCAGACCTACAGGCAGGTCGGCGCGGTCGGCAGCGCCACCCTGCGCGGGCGCATGGACGGGGTGCTGCGCCTGTACAGCTTCCGGCGCATGGGCGGCTATCCGCTGCTGGTGGTAGCGGGCGTGTCGCGCGACGAGGTGCTGGCCGAATGGCGCGCCTCGACCACGATCCTGGTCGGAGGCAGCGTGCTGGTGGTGCTGCTGCTGGCCGCGGTCGGGGTGAGGCTGGTGCGCCAGATCATGATCCGCGACAGCCTCGAACAGGAACTGATGAGCGCGCGCGAGCGGCTCCAGGAGCGCAACGAGATCCTGACCGAACTGGCCGAACGCGACGGGCTTACCGGCATCTCGAACCGCCGCCACTTCGAGGAAACCCTGCAGCTCGAGATCGGCCGCGCGGCGCGCACCGGCCGTCCGATCTCGCTGATCATCCTCGACGTCGACAACTTCAAGAAGTACAACGACCGCTACGGCCACGTGGCCGGCGACGACTGCCTGCGCCGGGTGGCCGCCGCCCTGCCCGGCAGCCTGGCGCGGCCGAGCGACTTCCCGGCCCGCTACGGCGGCGAAGAATTCGTGATCCTGCTGCCGGAGACCGGCGCCAGCGGCGCCGCTCACGTGGCCGAGAAAGTGCGCCTGGCGGTGATGGAATGCGAGCTGGCCCACGCCGACAACTGCCCCGGCGTGGTCACCGTCAGCCTGGGCGTGTTCACCACCCTGATCGACGCCGCCGCCCCGCCCTCGGGCGCGGCCCTGGTGGCCCAGGCCGACCAGTTGCTCTACCGCGCCAAGCAGCTCGGCCGCAACCGCGCCGTCAGCACCCTGGAGGACGAGCCCCTGGCGGCGCAGGCATGAGGCTGGACGCCGGGGGGAGTGGTATGCTGCCGGCTTCCGGCACTCCCCCCACCGACATGGCGCCATCCCCCCACCCCGATCCGCACATCTCGCGCCTGGCCGCCAAGAAGCGGCCGGCGGTGCGCTACGCGATCGCCTTCCTGGCCGTGTTCTGCGCGCTGCTGGTCGTGATCGCGGCCTGGGACGCCTGGAGCGCGCGGCGCGCGCGCTTGGCCGACACCGTGGCCTCGACCTCGAACGTGGCGCTGGCGCTGGCGGCCCAGGGCGAAAGCACGATCCGGGTGGTGGACACGGTGCTGGCCGGCCTGGTCGAGCGCATCGATCACGACGGGCTCGACCGCATCGACCTTGCGCGCCTCGAACGCCACCTGCGCGACACCGTGGCCGAGGTCAAGGAGCTGCACGGCCTGTTCGTCTACGGCGCCGACGGCAGCTGGATCGCCACCTCGCTCGAGCGCCGGATGCAGCACAACAATTCGGACCGCGCATACTTCCACTACCACCGCACCCACAAGGACCGCAAGGTGCACGTCGGCCTGCCGGTGCGCAGCCGCTCCAGCGGGGTGTGGATCCTGCCGGTCTCGCGCCGCCTGGACAACCCGGACGGCAGCTTCGCCGGCGTGGTGCTGGGCACCATCCGGGTCGACTATTTCTCCGAGCTGTACGAGCGCTTCGACACCGGCCGCTCCGGCACCATCGTCCTGCTGCACGACAGCGGCGTGCTGATCTACCGCCATCCCTTCAACCCCCTACAGGTCGGCAACGACGTCACCAAGGGACCGATCATGGAGATGTACCGCCGCCACGGCCCGGTCGGCTCGGCCATGATGCGCTCCTACTTCGACAAGGTGGAGCGCCAGTACAGCTACCGCCATCTCGACGGCTTCCCGCTGATCGTCTCGACCGCGCAGTCGAAGCAGGACATCCTGGCGCCCTGGTGGCAGTCGACGCTGACGCTGGGCGCCGTGATCGTGGTGGTGCTGGTGCTGCTGGTCGGCTTCGGCTCGCGCCTGGTGCGCCAGATCATGATCCGCGACCGGCTCGAGGAGGAGCTGACGAGCGCGCGCGCCGCGCTGCAGGAAGACAACCGGGAGCTGGCCAGGATGGCCGACCACGACGGCATGACCGGCATCGCCAACCGGCGCCGCTTCGAGGAAGCGCTGGCGCAGGAGCGCAGCCGGGCGATGCGCACCGCGCAGCCGCTGTCGCTGGTGATGCTGGACGTGGACTTCTTCAAGAAATTCAACGACACCTATGGCCACGTGGCGGGCGACGACTGCCTGCGCCGGGTGGCGACCGCGATCGGCGACAGCCTGGCCCGGCCTTCGGACCTGGCGGCGCGCTACGGCGGCGAGGAATTCGTGGTCCTGCTGCCGGCCACGCATGCGCGCGGGGCGCAGCGGGTGGCGGAGCGGATCCGGGAAGCGGTGATGGCGGCGGCGATCCCGCATGCGGGCAATCCGGCGGGCATCGTCACCATCAGCGCCGGCGTGTCCAGCATGCGCTTCACGCCGGGCGAGGACGCCGATCCGACCTTGCTGGTGGAACGGGCGGATGCCTTGCTGTACCGGGCCAAGCAGGCCGGCAGGAACCAGGTCTGCGGCGAGGCGGAAGCGCAGCCGGCGCACGCCTCCTCCGCCGGCTCCTAGAAGCCCGCCCCGGCGCCGGCCGGGGGCGAAGCGCGGATCAATGACGGTAGGGATTGCGCGGCCTGTCGTCGAAGCGGTTCGGCACCCCATCCCCATCGCGGTCGCGACGCGCGGCCACCCGTTCGACGTGGCGCCAGCCGCCGCGGTCCAGCTGCCAGCCCTGGCGGTCGTGGCGCCATTCCGGACGCTGGTAGGCGTAGCCCGGGCGCACGCGCTCGAAGTGGCCGGCGACCCACACGTGGCGGCGGCCGTTCCAGTCCCAGTAGCCCGGCACCCAGTCGTAGCCGCGGCGCGCGGCCGGCACGGCTTCGCGCAGCGGCGCCGGCGGGGCCTTGTGCGCGATCACGACTTCGGCGCGGATCGCGGCGTCGGCCTGGGCGGGTGCGAAGGCGGCGGCGCCGATCAGGACGGCGGCGGTGGCGGCGAGTATGCTTTTCATGGTGCTCTCCTTGCGGTTGGTGTGAGACCACTATAGCCAGGCCCGGCCGGGCGATGGGCGAATGAAGGAAGTTATTACAGCCGATACACGAGGCCACAAACCTGTAACAGCAGGCCGGGAATGTAAATCGGTGTAAGGAGAGGCCGGACTGCCGGGTGATGCGCGGGGTGCTGCGGGAGGGCGTGCTACAGGAGGGTGTGCTGCGCGGAGAGACGCAGCCGGCCGGGAGGCCGGCTGCGCAGGGAAGATTAGTCCAGCTTCCAGGCGTAGTCGACCTTGGTCCAGGTCTGGGCCGGCGCGCCGTCCTTGGTGCCCGGCTTGAACTTGCACGAGGTCAGGCCCTTGACCAGCGCCTTGTCCAGGTTCTTGAAGCCGCTCGACTTGTCGATCTTCGACTCGGCCACCGTACCGTCAGCATTGACCAGGAACGACGCCGAGGTCGTGCCCTGCTCTTCGTTCATCAGCGAAGCCTTCGGGTATTCGATTGCGCACTTCTTCGGGTCGAACGAAGCCGGGACTTCAGCGGCGAAGGAGGTGGCGCAGGCGCCGGTCAGGGCCAGGGCTGCGAACAGCTTGACGGTCAGGTTTTGCATGGTTGATTCCCCAATTAGTTGATATGAAGTTTGCAGTCTCTCTGCATGCCGGCTGGTTCGCCGGCGGTTCTTAGAATTCTTCCCACTCGTCGGCGCCGGCCGTCGCCGCAGCTGCGGGCTTCTTCGGCTTGGCGCTCGATTCGGCGATCTCGTCGTCGCCCTTGGCCGCCGGCTTGGCTTGCGCCTTGGCTGCCGGCTTCTTCAGGGACGGCGGCGTGCTGCGCTTGGCGGCCGGACGCGGCACCACGGCGGTGCTGACCGGCGCCGCAGGCGCGGCGGCTTCGAACTGGAACTGCTCGCCTTCTTCCAGCTTGAAGATGCTGACCACGCGCGCCAGTTCGGCGGCCTGGTCCTGCAGGCTTTGCGCGGCGGCAGCCGCTTCCTCGACCAGCGCGGCGTTCTGCTGGGTCATGCTGTCCATCTCGATGATCGACATGTTGACCTGCTCGATGCCGGCGCTCTGCTCGGCGCTGGCGTTGGCGATCTCGCTCATGATGTCGGTCACGCGCTTGACGCTCGCCACCACTTCGTCCATCGTCACGCCGGCCTGGCCGACCAGCTTGCTGCCGCGCTCGACCTTCTCGACGGAGTCGCCGATCAGGGTCTTGATTTCTTTCGCCGCCGCTGCCGAACGCTGCGCCAGGTTGCGCACTTCGCTCGCCACCACCGCGAAGCCGCGGCCTTGTTCACCGGCGCGGGCCGCTTCCACCGCGGCGTTCAGCGCCAGGATGTTGGTCTGGAAGGCGATGCCGTCGATCACGCCGATGATGTCGGAGATCTTGGCGGCCGAGCTGTTGATCTCGCCCATGGTGCCCACCACTTGCGACACCACGTCGCCGCCCTTGCGGGCCACGTCCGAGGCGGTCGCCGCCAGGGCGTTCGCTTCACGGGCGTTGTCGGCGTTCTGCTTCACGGTCGAGGTCAGTTCTTCCATCGCCGAGGCGGTCTTCTCCAGCGAGCTGGCCTGCAGTTCGGTACGCGAGGACAGGTCGATGTTGCCGGCCGCGATTTCACGCGAGGCGGTGCCGATGGTCTCGGTGCCGCGGCGCACCTGTTCGACGATGCCGACCAGGCTGTTGCGCATTTCCTTCATCTCGACCAGCAGGCTGCCGCGGTCAGAATCCTTGGTGTTGATCGCGATCGACAGGTCGCCGTGGGCGATGCTGCCGGCGATCTTGGCGGTGTAGCCAGGCTCGCCGCCGAGCTGCTTGAGCAGGCTGCGGGTGATCACCCAGGCGGCTGCGGCGCCCAGCACCACGGCGGCCACCAGCATCAGCAGCATGAAATTACGGGCATTCGCGAAGGCGGACTGGGCGTCGACCGCGCTCTGCGCGTTCTGCTTCTCTTCCAGGGTCGCCAGCTGGTCCAGGGCCTCGGTCCACTTCTTCTGGACCGGACGCACTTCCTTGATCATCACGCGGGTCGCGTCCATGGCGTTGTTCGCCAGGTAGAGCTCGGCCGCCTTGGCGATCGCCGGCATGGCAGCCGCTTCCGATTCCTTGATCTGGGCCAGCAGCTTCTTCTCGGCGTCGCTGGCGTGTTCCGCGAAAATCGCCGACAGCTTGCGCTGGGCTTCGTTGTACTTCTCGGTCTGCTGTTTGAACTTGGCCATTTCCGGTTCCATGTCGGCCGGATCGGTCATCAGGGTCAGGACGCGCAGCGACGCGACACGGTCGCTGACGTTGTTACGCATCTCCACCACGAGGGCCGTGGACACGTTGTTAACGCTAACAACCTGCTCCAGCCGGTCCTGGATCTGCGCCATGCGCACAATGCCCACCACGGTCACGGCCACCAGCAGGACCAGGACCAGTGCAAAACCGAGGGCCAGCCGGCTGCCGACCTTCATGTTGTTCAAATTCATTTCGCGTGTTTTCCCTGTAACTATTGATCGGATCGCCCGGAGTCGATAGCGCCGTGCGCGCTCGCGGAGATTGTTGCTTGTTAGTTCCGCATATTTCCGACAGGATAAATCAAATCGATGACCCCAAAGTCAGAAATCGTCCGGCCCATCTAATCTGTTTCAGCACAACAACAGCGTTGATGTATTGCAAGCTCTGGGAATGACGGCATTATGGGATGATGCTTGCCGAGCGGCAAGCTTTATGGAACATTCTATTTACCGATTGTTAACAATCTGTAGCAATTTGCCCACAAGAAATAAAAAAGGCGTGCCTCAGGCACGCCTTTTTGCTGTTGCACGGTAAAGACATCGTCAATACCTGCCAGTTCGGTTCCTCACGCTGCCATCGGCATCCTTGCGGCCGCTTCCAGCAGCAGGCGCGGGTCGCCCGCGGCCAGCCTCTTGGAATCGGACAGCAGCTGGCGGAATGCGCGCGCCCCCGGCAAGCCGGTCATCAGGCCCAGCATGTGGCGGGTGATGCTGTTGAGCTTGAGGCCATGGCCGCCGTACAGGCGCAGCTGCTCCTCGATATAGGGAATCATCGCTTCTAGCACCTCGACCCGCGAGCGCGGGCGCGCGGGGGCGTCGCCGTAGAAGCGCACGTCCCAGTCGGCCATCAGCCAGGGATTGTGGTAGGCCTCGCGGCCCAGCATCACGCCGTCGACGTGCTCCAGGTGCAGGGCGATCTCCTCGTTCGTCTTGACGCCGCCGTTGATGATGATTTCGAGCTCAGGGAACTCGCGCTTGAGCTGGTAGGCGACTTCGTAGCGCAGCGGCGGGATCTCGCGGTTTTCCTTGGGCGACAGGCCCTTGAGCACGGCGTTGCGCGCATGCACGATGAAGGTGCTGCATCCGGCGTCGGCGATGGTGCCGATGAAGTCGCGCACGAAGCCGTATTCCTCGTTGTAGTCGATGCCGATGCGGTGCTTGACGGTGACGTCGACCGAGACCACGTCGCGCATGGCCTTGACGCAGTCGGCCACCAGCTGGGGCTCGAGCATCAGGCAGGCGCCGAAGGCGCCCTTCTGCACCCGCTCGGAGGGGCAGCCGCAATTCAGGTTGATCTCGTCATAGCCCCACTGCTCGCCCAACCTGGCGCTCTTGGCCAGGTCGGCCGGGTCGCTGCCGCCCAGTTGCAGGGCGACCGGATGCTCGATCCCGTCGTAGCGCAGGTGGCGCTCGACGTCGCCATAGACCAGTGCCCCGGTGGTCACCATCTCGGTGTACAGCAGGGTGTGGCGGGTGATGTGGCGGTGGAACACGCGGCAGTGGCGGTCAGTCCAGTCCATCATCGGGGCAACAGACAGTAACCTCTTGTTTTCTTGAGACTTTTTAACGTTCATTCAGGATGTGTCCAGCGATCAGTGCACACGAGGTGCACACAGTACGTTTCAATTCGGTCTATTCCGGGCATCAGATCAACACACGCGGATTGCACATGATGGCAACACTCACTCGACTTCCAAACGGGAAGCGGCGTGCGCAGGCACGCAAAGGAGGGCTCTACAGGGCGGCTGCATGCGCTTTGAAGCGCGACGCAGAGATGTAAGCCAGGAAGAGCGAAGTGGAGGCAATGCACATTATACCGACCGGCTACCAGCCCGTCCCGGATCGGTATAAAGTTGCCCACCTCAGCGGCGACTAATCAGCCACACCTGAGACCTCGCTGACCTTCAGGCAACCGATCCCTTCTTTTCCGCATCCCCGGGAACGCTGGGCGACACCTTCTGCCTTGATGCCGGTGGCGCTCACGCTTGACGCATACCAATCCTGCTCCTACGTTTCCACGCGACCATAACCGTCCCTATCGAACGAGGACACGGCTATGTCAGGCTTCCAAGCCCGAGATTCTCGGGGGATGTTCATGATTCCCCAAGCCCCAGAAGGATGCGGTTACTATACCTACGGCACCCCGACAGAAGGCCGTGCGCAGTACGCCGATCCACGGTTGATCACGCTGCTTCTCGCTGTCGAACGGGCGTGGACAGAAATCGACAAGCGCCGGTTCGGTGTCGGGAACATCAGCAAAGCCGAGGGCGTAGCTTACGGTCATGAGTCGCATAAGAATGGCTTGCAAGTTGATGTCCGCCCGCTGCGCAAGGATGGCCGCAGGGAGCCAGTTTCGTGTGCTTGGCCCCAGTACGACCGCGAAGGAACGCGGACGCTGGTTGAGTTATTCCGTCGCTTTTCCCCTCGCCCCTTGGTGATCCTATTTAACGATCTGCACATCCCCGGCGTAAAGTATTGGGACAAGCATAACGACCATCTCCATATAGCGCTCAAGTGAAGGAGCCACAATGCGACACAATGTGCGACTTCTGACATCCGCCGCGATCCTTTCCGCGGTCTTCACGCTCACCCAGTCCAATGCGGCTGGACCGCAGGAATGGGACGGTGACTTTCACCCGGCCAAAGTAAGCTACCTTGCCTACTCTGGCACGCTGAGCGAGAAGCAGCCGCCCAAAATAGGCAAGCAGAAGGTATCCCTAATGATCGAAGGTCAGCTTGCTCGAGACCTGTTCGCGTCGATAGGTCCAGACGAGAAAGATGCCTGTGGTGAAGGCACAGGACTACGCATCAGACGCCGAGGGGATGTTTCCTGTACGTTCGATAAAGAATCGAAAGCCTCCCCATACACTTGCTACATTGGTGTTGACCTCAAGACCGGCAGAAGTACGGCTGGATCGATTTGCTAATTAGAAGACCCTCGCCAGCGAGTGCCCAGCGCTCAACACCGGGCTCAGGTGCCTCATCGCTTGGCGCACCGCTTCAATGTCGAGCCTCATGCCGGCCGGAGCAGGCGTTACTCCGGGCCGGCAGTCTGTCACATGGATCCGAGGGCAATCAGCGCGCGTTCCGGTAGGCCTCCGCCGTCGTCGGCCGCGCCGAATTGTGCTCCTTGAAGATCTTCCAGCCCTCGGCCGTGCAGCGCCACAGGATCGAGGTGCGCGACACCAGGTACATCGCATCGCCCTGCTTCGGCTTCACCTCGAACACGAACTCCATCACCGAGTGGCTGTATCCGGGCCCCGCGGCCACGACGCCGGGCTGTTCGGTGATCTTGTGGTGCACGCTCTCGAATTTGGGGACCAGTCCGTACCACACCTTGCTGTAGTCATCCGCCGTGTGGCGGACCTTGAGCTCGGGATCGAAGTCGTCGAACAGGTTGAGATCCTTGCTGCCGAAGTCGTAATACTTGCCGAGGTCTTTCCTGAAATTGAACTCCGGATCGCCGGCGTCACGCTCCCAGCCGATCATCAGCCAGTCGCGATGGAGCTGGGCCACCCCTTCCTTGCCCGAGCTTGCGCAATCGGTGCGAAGGTCCGCGGCGAACGTCGAGGAGCAGGCAATACCGAGGACCAGTGCGAGTGCATTTTTCAACATGTTTCGACCTCTCTATCTGTGGGTTCAGGGTGGAAGCGGCATCCGCAAACTCGCTGTCGCTGATTGCCGGATATTCCGCTGCTGTGATGAGAAGTATAGGATTCGCACCTATGGGGCCGGTAACAAGATCGTCGAGACTTCTTGCCTAATCCTCTAATACCCACGCGGGCGACGGCGCAGCGCCCCGATCCGGGCGCGTGGCGCCGGGGGCAACTGGCCGCCCGCCAGGAAGCAGGCAGGCGCCGGGGGCAGCCGGCCGCCCGCCTCGGCGCAGGCAGGCGCCGACCGGCACCGACCGGGCAACCTGCGCGTCCACGACCCGTCTGGAGAATTGGGCAAGAGCTCGCGGGGATTACGCGTTTGCCGCCGTGCCGATCGCTCCTACCATGGAAACACACCTATTCCATCGGAGGACATGATGCAGAAATGCTGGTTTATCACAGGAGCGAGCCGCGGGCTCGGACTCGACATTGCGAAGGCGGCCTTGCGCGCAGGCGACTGCGTGATGGCGACCGGGCGCGACCCGCAACAGGTGCTGGCCGCGCTGGGAGGCGACAGCGAATGCCTGATGGTGGCGCGGCTCGACGTCGACCACCCCGAAGACGCGCACGCCGCCGTTGCGATGGCGCTTGAACGTTTCGGCGGGATCGACGTGCTGGTCAACAATGCCGGCTATGGCCACCTCGGCTTTTTCGAGGAAAGCACGGCGCAGGACATTCGCCATCAATTCGACAGCAACGTCTTCGGCCTGATGGAAGTCACGCGCGCGGTGCTGCCCTCCATGCGGGCCGCGGGCGCGGGCCATATCCTCAACATGTCCTCGCTCGCCGGGGTGCGGGGCTCGGCCTTCAGTTCGATCTACTGCGCCAGCAAGTTCGCGGTCGAGGGATTTTCCGAAGCCCTGGCCGAGGAACTCGCGCCCTTCGGCATCCGGGTGACGATCGTGGAGCCCGGCCCGTTCCGCACCGATTTCCTGTCCGGACGATCGCTGCGGGTGGGCGCTGCCTGCCTGCCCGGCTACGATGCGGCGCGCGAGCGGCTGCGCGCCTCCTTCGAAGCGCGTAACGGGCGCCAGGCGGGCGACCCGGAGCGGCTGGCACGCGCCCTGCTCACCCTGGTGAACGACCCGCATCCCCCGCTGCGCTTCCTGGCCGGCAGCGTCGCATCGGATGCGGCGCTCCACAAACTGGAACACATGCGGGGCGAGATCGATCGCTGGCGCGACCTGTCGACCGGAACGGATGGCGCCTACGCCGACAGCCGCCAATGGCAGGCGCCGGGCCAGTCCTGAGCGCCCCGGCGCAGCCCGCAGCAAAGCGCCGATAGTGCGCGCAAGCCGGCGACAGACCGGCCTTGCGCACTGCGTCACCATCGTCTCACCCAGCGGCGAGTGTCCGCGGACCTGTCAATCGCGTCGAAACGGAGAATTCCATGTCAGAA of Massilia sp. KIM contains these proteins:
- a CDS encoding methyl-accepting chemotaxis protein — encoded protein: MNLNNMKVGSRLALGFALVLVLLVAVTVVGIVRMAQIQDRLEQVVSVNNVSTALVVEMRNNVSDRVASLRVLTLMTDPADMEPEMAKFKQQTEKYNEAQRKLSAIFAEHASDAEKKLLAQIKESEAAAMPAIAKAAELYLANNAMDATRVMIKEVRPVQKKWTEALDQLATLEEKQNAQSAVDAQSAFANARNFMLLMLVAAVVLGAAAAWVITRSLLKQLGGEPGYTAKIAGSIAHGDLSIAINTKDSDRGSLLVEMKEMRNSLVGIVEQVRRGTETIGTASREIAAGNIDLSSRTELQASSLEKTASAMEELTSTVKQNADNAREANALAATASDVARKGGDVVSQVVGTMGEINSSAAKISDIIGVIDGIAFQTNILALNAAVEAARAGEQGRGFAVVASEVRNLAQRSAAAAKEIKTLIGDSVEKVERGSKLVGQAGVTMDEVVASVKRVTDIMSEIANASAEQSAGIEQVNMSIIEMDSMTQQNAALVEEAAAAAQSLQDQAAELARVVSIFKLEEGEQFQFEAAAPAAPVSTAVVPRPAAKRSTPPSLKKPAAKAQAKPAAKGDDEIAESSAKPKKPAAAATAGADEWEEF
- a CDS encoding energy transducer TonB; this encodes MQNLTVKLFAALALTGACATSFAAEVPASFDPKKCAIEYPKASLMNEEQGTTSASFLVNADGTVAESKIDKSSGFKNLDKALVKGLTSCKFKPGTKDGAPAQTWTKVDYAWKLD
- a CDS encoding penicillin-insensitive murein endopeptidase is translated as MIPQAPEGCGYYTYGTPTEGRAQYADPRLITLLLAVERAWTEIDKRRFGVGNISKAEGVAYGHESHKNGLQVDVRPLRKDGRREPVSCAWPQYDREGTRTLVELFRRFSPRPLVILFNDLHIPGVKYWDKHNDHLHIALK
- a CDS encoding sensor domain-containing diguanylate cyclase, which encodes MLPASGTPPTDMAPSPHPDPHISRLAAKKRPAVRYAIAFLAVFCALLVVIAAWDAWSARRARLADTVASTSNVALALAAQGESTIRVVDTVLAGLVERIDHDGLDRIDLARLERHLRDTVAEVKELHGLFVYGADGSWIATSLERRMQHNNSDRAYFHYHRTHKDRKVHVGLPVRSRSSGVWILPVSRRLDNPDGSFAGVVLGTIRVDYFSELYERFDTGRSGTIVLLHDSGVLIYRHPFNPLQVGNDVTKGPIMEMYRRHGPVGSAMMRSYFDKVERQYSYRHLDGFPLIVSTAQSKQDILAPWWQSTLTLGAVIVVVLVLLVGFGSRLVRQIMIRDRLEEELTSARAALQEDNRELARMADHDGMTGIANRRRFEEALAQERSRAMRTAQPLSLVMLDVDFFKKFNDTYGHVAGDDCLRRVATAIGDSLARPSDLAARYGGEEFVVLLPATHARGAQRVAERIREAVMAAAIPHAGNPAGIVTISAGVSSMRFTPGEDADPTLLVERADALLYRAKQAGRNQVCGEAEAQPAHASSAGS
- the dusA gene encoding tRNA dihydrouridine(20/20a) synthase DusA — its product is MNVKKSQENKRLLSVAPMMDWTDRHCRVFHRHITRHTLLYTEMVTTGALVYGDVERHLRYDGIEHPVALQLGGSDPADLAKSARLGEQWGYDEINLNCGCPSERVQKGAFGACLMLEPQLVADCVKAMRDVVSVDVTVKHRIGIDYNEEYGFVRDFIGTIADAGCSTFIVHARNAVLKGLSPKENREIPPLRYEVAYQLKREFPELEIIINGGVKTNEEIALHLEHVDGVMLGREAYHNPWLMADWDVRFYGDAPARPRSRVEVLEAMIPYIEEQLRLYGGHGLKLNSITRHMLGLMTGLPGARAFRQLLSDSKRLAAGDPRLLLEAAARMPMAA
- a CDS encoding oxidoreductase, translated to MMQKCWFITGASRGLGLDIAKAALRAGDCVMATGRDPQQVLAALGGDSECLMVARLDVDHPEDAHAAVAMALERFGGIDVLVNNAGYGHLGFFEESTAQDIRHQFDSNVFGLMEVTRAVLPSMRAAGAGHILNMSSLAGVRGSAFSSIYCASKFAVEGFSEALAEELAPFGIRVTIVEPGPFRTDFLSGRSLRVGAACLPGYDAARERLRASFEARNGRQAGDPERLARALLTLVNDPHPPLRFLAGSVASDAALHKLEHMRGEIDRWRDLSTGTDGAYADSRQWQAPGQS
- a CDS encoding YXWGXW repeat-containing protein; the protein is MKSILAATAAVLIGAAAFAPAQADAAIRAEVVIAHKAPPAPLREAVPAARRGYDWVPGYWDWNGRRHVWVAGHFERVRPGYAYQRPEWRHDRQGWQLDRGGWRHVERVAARRDRDGDGVPNRFDDRPRNPYRH
- a CDS encoding sensor domain-containing diguanylate cyclase yields the protein MACYASFIAPQSTGMPPPDTHDPQISQLAAKRKPAARLAALVLLTFCMLLAGLQVADAWRARDKRLHAAAVANSNMVHALAAQGESAIRITDTVLASVVEQVEHEGWSGEAGARLQNHLRNMVREVEELHGLLIYDAEGNWVLNSLDKPMKGNNADREYFRYHRSHPDRGAHVGPPVLSRSTGAWVLPISRRINHPDGSFAGVAVATIQIAYFARLYDAFDVGRDGTILLALDDGTLAYRRPFNEKLIGETIAPGSVYQTYRQVGAVGSATLRGRMDGVLRLYSFRRMGGYPLLVVAGVSRDEVLAEWRASTTILVGGSVLVVLLLAAVGVRLVRQIMIRDSLEQELMSARERLQERNEILTELAERDGLTGISNRRHFEETLQLEIGRAARTGRPISLIILDVDNFKKYNDRYGHVAGDDCLRRVAAALPGSLARPSDFPARYGGEEFVILLPETGASGAAHVAEKVRLAVMECELAHADNCPGVVTVSLGVFTTLIDAAAPPSGAALVAQADQLLYRAKQLGRNRAVSTLEDEPLAAQA